A genome region from Candidatus Zixiibacteriota bacterium includes the following:
- a CDS encoding 2'-5' RNA ligase family protein, with protein MITFDESALVLMVPEAEKLVGSYRRKFTTDGAIGMPAHITILYPFLKSTAWNDTTRRILMDTVARLSSFSFQLVRLNRFREHNILYLELSPDSEILNMIHLVSGAFPDHPPFGGEIPPDKIIPHLTVAAGFGNDEIPKVEQLIYKEVASHLPLNISVGELSLAIKVSNRWTISESFKLGDEG; from the coding sequence ATGATCACATTCGATGAATCGGCGCTGGTTCTCATGGTTCCCGAGGCCGAGAAACTGGTCGGGTCATACCGGCGAAAATTCACCACCGATGGCGCGATCGGGATGCCGGCCCATATCACCATCCTGTACCCCTTCCTGAAAAGCACCGCATGGAATGATACAACCCGGCGAATCCTTATGGATACGGTCGCCCGGTTATCATCGTTTTCGTTTCAATTGGTGAGGCTGAACCGTTTCCGGGAGCATAATATCCTGTACCTGGAATTGTCGCCCGACTCGGAAATACTGAATATGATTCACCTGGTATCCGGGGCTTTTCCGGATCACCCGCCTTTTGGTGGAGAAATCCCGCCGGATAAAATAATCCCCCATCTTACAGTCGCGGCCGGTTTTGGCAATGATGAAATTCCCAAGGTCGAACAGCTGATATACAAAGAGGTAGCTTCTCATCTGCCGTTGAATATCTCGGTCGGGGAATTATCCCTGGCCATAAAGGTTTCCAACCGCTGGACCATCTCCGAGAGTTTTAAGTTGGGGGATGAGGGGTAA
- the hflX gene encoding GTPase HflX, whose amino-acid sequence MKETREIINEKACLIGLAWKNIRKSEVEQSLVELAELTVSAGGRVSDRLVQSRPPDPKYYIGKGLVAQLKEQFAGNGVNLVIFDDPLSPVQQRNLEEAFEIKVIDRSILILDIFALHALTAAAKLQVELAQLEYMLPRLTGAWSHFSRQYGGVGIGSKGPGETQLEIDRRQVRKKIAHLKKEIERLGQQRATQRKGRQNLFKVSLIGYTNAGKSTLFNRLTKSEVSTADALFTTLDSTTREMSAGYPEKILFTDTVGFIRKLPHQLVASFKSTLEEITYADLLLQVIDFSDPNHSAKIEQTRSVLGEIGARDIDNLLIYNKIDRLKEPRINVVNGREVFYISALEDIGLDRLREELSLRLQLFSQKR is encoded by the coding sequence ATGAAAGAAACCCGGGAAATTATCAACGAAAAAGCCTGTCTGATCGGATTGGCCTGGAAAAATATCCGGAAGAGCGAGGTCGAGCAGTCGCTGGTCGAACTGGCCGAGCTGACGGTTTCGGCCGGGGGGCGAGTTTCCGACCGGTTGGTACAGTCCCGTCCGCCGGATCCGAAATATTATATCGGCAAAGGGCTGGTGGCGCAACTCAAGGAGCAGTTCGCCGGTAACGGGGTTAATCTGGTTATTTTCGATGATCCTCTCTCCCCGGTCCAGCAGAGGAATCTCGAGGAGGCTTTCGAAATCAAGGTCATCGACCGCTCGATTCTGATTCTGGATATATTCGCGCTCCATGCCCTTACGGCCGCGGCCAAGCTCCAGGTGGAACTGGCCCAGCTGGAATACATGCTTCCCCGGCTGACCGGGGCCTGGTCGCATTTCAGCCGTCAGTACGGCGGGGTCGGGATCGGTTCCAAGGGGCCGGGCGAAACCCAGCTGGAGATCGACCGGCGGCAGGTGCGCAAGAAAATCGCGCACCTGAAAAAGGAAATCGAGCGGCTCGGCCAGCAGAGGGCCACCCAGCGCAAAGGACGACAGAATCTGTTTAAGGTTTCATTGATCGGTTATACCAACGCCGGCAAATCGACCCTGTTTAACCGGCTGACCAAATCCGAGGTCTCCACCGCGGATGCGCTTTTCACTACCCTGGACTCGACCACCCGCGAGATGTCGGCGGGATACCCGGAGAAGATTCTTTTTACCGACACGGTCGGATTTATCCGAAAACTGCCGCATCAACTGGTGGCCTCGTTTAAATCGACCCTCGAGGAGATTACCTATGCCGATCTGCTATTGCAGGTGATCGATTTTTCCGACCCGAATCATAGCGCCAAGATCGAGCAAACCCGCTCGGTCCTGGGTGAGATCGGCGCCAGGGATATCGATAATCTCTTGATTTACAATAAGATCGACAGGCTGAAAGAACCCCGGATAAATGTTGTCAATGGCCGGGAGGTCTTTTATATCTCAGCTCTTGAGGATATCGGGCTGGATCGGCTTCGGGAGGAACTATCGCTTCGGTTACAACTCTTTTCACAAAAGCGATAA
- a CDS encoding response regulator, whose amino-acid sequence MGKKILIVDDNPNMSSLLVEMLEVFQYDAIRATDGHDALARVDQNDIAMVITDMRMPKMSGLELLKAIKDKKPKLPVVVISGYSVDDVDSNIVSSKADGFLNKPFMMSDIEKLLSDLL is encoded by the coding sequence ATGGGCAAAAAAATATTAATTGTCGATGATAATCCGAATATGTCCAGTCTCCTGGTGGAGATGCTGGAGGTATTTCAGTATGACGCCATTCGGGCTACCGACGGTCATGATGCCCTGGCCAGGGTCGATCAGAACGATATCGCCATGGTCATCACCGATATGCGGATGCCGAAAATGTCGGGACTGGAATTGCTGAAAGCCATCAAGGATAAAAAACCGAAACTCCCGGTGGTAGTGATTTCGGGTTATTCGGTCGATGATGTCGATTCCAATATCGTTTCCTCGAAAGCCGATGGTTTCCTGAACAAGCCGTTCATGATGTCGGATATCGAGAAACTGCTGAGTGATCTTCTTTGA
- a CDS encoding Smr/MutS family protein, whose amino-acid sequence MDDDRPDFVELPIDGTLDLHTFQPREVKQLLPDYIEACLEKEIYQLRIVHGKGTGVLRDIVHSLLNRHPAVVSFRHESGSGGSWGATVVDLKKPS is encoded by the coding sequence ATGGATGATGACCGGCCGGATTTCGTGGAATTGCCGATCGACGGGACGCTGGACCTGCATACCTTCCAACCCCGCGAGGTCAAACAGCTGCTTCCTGATTATATCGAAGCCTGCCTTGAGAAAGAAATATATCAACTGCGAATCGTACACGGCAAGGGCACCGGGGTCCTGCGCGATATTGTCCATTCCCTTCTAAACCGTCATCCGGCGGTAGTGAGTTTCCGCCACGAATCCGGAAGCGGCGGCTCGTGGGGCGCGACCGTGGTCGATCTTAAGAAACCATCCTGA
- a CDS encoding KamA family radical SAM protein, with protein MKGIKYNLETLKAEGADFFQLAGSSRSLEVVRERLFRRVTRYQFDVFDETHEPAINSIVRVRDCTRAMRSILRAQSDRLSGFSVTRALYDIAWEKPRPDLQAGFYADLIHIIMGMQGRGIGDAPSDQVKIRSLRGRKAAEVRSRALDRIWNRVEQWMNRYRNGLLPSAIEQREKRKKKILGVLGGSESDWRDWRWQVIHVVKDLRTLEKLVPLDQKERKNIAQVLEARLPFGVTPYYLSLMDESNNGGDRCIRAQVFPPENYIRVMSANRGRRECAFDFMLEQDTSPIDLVTRRYPGIAILKPYNTCPQICVYCQRNWEIETAMAPDALAPSKKIDLALEWIADHPAIHELLITGGDPLALNDRTIEKILKKVSSIKSIRHIRIGSRTPITIPMRITDGLAGIIARYHRPGRQDISIVTHAEHAYEITPDTFEAVQKFRRKGIPVYNQQVFTFYTSRRFESVLLRQVGRQIGIEPYYIFNCKGKSETKDYIVPIARLLQEINEEARLLPGLSRTDEAVYNVPGLGKNYLRARHHRDLVSILPDGSRVYEFHPWDRSIIEHKNYIGVDVPILDYLDRLRKIGEDITRYRTIWYYY; from the coding sequence ATGAAAGGGATAAAGTATAATCTGGAAACATTGAAAGCCGAGGGGGCGGACTTTTTTCAGCTGGCTGGCTCCTCGAGAAGTCTCGAGGTTGTCCGGGAGCGGCTTTTCCGCCGGGTTACCCGATACCAGTTCGACGTCTTCGATGAAACCCATGAACCGGCGATCAACAGTATTGTCCGGGTCAGGGATTGCACCCGGGCCATGCGGTCGATTTTGCGGGCACAGTCGGACCGGCTTTCGGGTTTCAGCGTTACCCGGGCGCTTTATGATATTGCCTGGGAGAAACCGCGTCCGGATCTGCAAGCCGGTTTTTACGCCGATCTGATTCATATCATTATGGGGATGCAGGGACGCGGGATTGGCGATGCCCCGTCTGACCAGGTGAAAATCCGTTCGCTTCGGGGTCGTAAGGCGGCCGAGGTCCGATCGCGCGCCCTGGATCGGATCTGGAACAGGGTCGAACAATGGATGAATCGTTACCGGAACGGTCTGCTCCCTTCCGCCATCGAACAAAGGGAAAAAAGAAAAAAGAAAATTCTGGGTGTTCTGGGCGGTTCCGAGTCCGACTGGCGGGACTGGCGCTGGCAGGTGATTCATGTCGTCAAAGACCTCCGGACACTGGAAAAGCTGGTGCCCTTAGACCAAAAGGAAAGAAAAAATATCGCCCAGGTTCTCGAGGCCCGGTTACCCTTCGGGGTGACGCCTTATTACCTGTCGCTGATGGATGAAAGCAACAATGGCGGCGATCGTTGTATTCGGGCGCAGGTTTTTCCTCCGGAGAATTATATCAGGGTGATGTCGGCAAACCGGGGCCGGAGGGAATGCGCTTTCGATTTCATGCTGGAGCAGGATACTTCGCCGATCGATTTGGTTACGAGGCGTTATCCCGGGATCGCCATCTTGAAACCGTACAACACCTGCCCCCAGATATGTGTTTATTGCCAGCGCAACTGGGAAATCGAGACAGCCATGGCGCCCGATGCCCTGGCGCCATCGAAAAAAATCGATCTGGCCCTGGAATGGATTGCCGACCATCCGGCCATCCACGAGCTATTGATAACCGGCGGCGATCCGTTGGCCCTCAATGACCGGACAATCGAGAAAATCTTGAAGAAAGTCTCGAGCATAAAATCTATCAGACATATACGGATCGGATCCCGAACACCGATAACCATCCCGATGCGTATCACCGATGGTCTGGCCGGTATTATCGCCCGTTATCACCGGCCGGGCCGGCAGGATATTTCGATTGTCACTCATGCCGAGCACGCTTACGAAATCACGCCGGATACCTTTGAAGCGGTTCAGAAATTTCGCCGGAAGGGTATTCCGGTTTACAATCAGCAGGTGTTCACTTTCTATACCTCGCGTCGTTTCGAATCGGTTCTGTTAAGGCAGGTAGGCAGACAGATCGGGATTGAACCGTACTACATTTTTAACTGCAAAGGTAAAAGCGAGACGAAGGACTATATCGTGCCGATTGCCCGGTTGTTACAGGAAATCAACGAGGAGGCGCGCCTGCTTCCGGGCCTGAGCCGGACCGATGAGGCGGTGTACAATGTCCCGGGGCTGGGGAAAAACTACCTTCGGGCCCGCCATCACCGCGACCTGGTTTCGATACTGCCCGATGGTTCCCGGGTTTACGAATTCCATCCCTGGGATCGAAGTATTATCGAACATAAGAATTATATCGGGGTCGATGTACCGATACTCGATTACCTCGATCGGTTGAGGAAAATCGGCGAGGATATTACCCGCTACCGGACGATCTGGTATTATTACTGA
- a CDS encoding thrombospondin type 3 repeat-containing protein yields MGLFRPCLGAFLLILLASTSGGTVFRAGAEPQIAVDTLQAGIPFTVDIYISDNVNDIVGYSLPFHFFSPDGSIDYAEHWNVGGFSAVTIGGDGVSYNDSSILMPNGYDTVWNMVNRWHGFRWDGVLPDTINHAAASSNGWPAGTDETLIIKFAFKIDQGGTFCIDSIRHPNSVYDWLFDEPASFGGPYCWQVICIGDIDCDGLADDLDNCPSTANPDQADSDSDGTGDVCDICPLDPDNDADGDGVCGDIDNCPTDYNPDQDDTDNDGAGTVCDNCPYLHNPDQADFDGDGIGDACDSVFVTWYVKADGGGDAPTIQAAIDSATHGDIILVAPGIYTGEGNRNIDFKGKFLRVVSEEGPYRTLIDCQGSALSESRAVHFHSGEDSNSILEGFTVKGGYLTSDDGAGICCEDFSRPMIRNCLITGNRSYALSNGAALFCDNSSPHLENCTIVGNYAENGGIIYFEYEAAPGLQTCIIGDNDGQAVTAGVTDNFISLECCDVYGNSGGDWVGAIADQAYVDGNLSIDPLFCEPSLANYHIAFNSVCNPLHNDCGVLIGALPTGCATEQTILVPDTVQSSWTGSSPTVTLAIYIGDILDGYTSNDISQATIRINGTITPTASQVMEPVAEFVTLKQSADILEAIFPAGGFINSYGQVFDTVRLGYAVSGNFTDGQDFTATGYFIMIGPGSRDINGDERIDLKDATYLLRYIYLGGHEPVIHRLAGDVDASGATNILDITYLINYLYRGGPPPRPLMS; encoded by the coding sequence ATGGGATTATTTCGTCCATGCCTGGGGGCTTTTTTATTAATATTGCTCGCTTCGACATCGGGCGGGACGGTTTTTCGGGCCGGGGCCGAACCGCAAATCGCAGTTGATACTCTTCAGGCGGGTATTCCCTTTACGGTGGATATTTATATCAGTGATAATGTCAACGATATAGTCGGGTACAGCCTGCCATTTCATTTCTTCAGCCCTGATGGAAGTATAGACTACGCCGAACACTGGAATGTCGGCGGTTTCAGTGCCGTCACCATCGGGGGTGACGGCGTCAGCTATAACGACAGTTCGATCCTGATGCCCAACGGATATGATACCGTCTGGAATATGGTCAACCGCTGGCATGGATTCAGATGGGACGGGGTCCTCCCCGATACCATTAACCATGCCGCGGCATCATCGAACGGCTGGCCTGCCGGGACAGATGAAACCCTGATTATTAAATTCGCTTTCAAAATCGATCAGGGCGGAACATTCTGTATCGATTCGATTCGGCATCCCAACTCCGTTTATGACTGGTTGTTTGATGAACCGGCATCATTCGGCGGGCCGTACTGCTGGCAGGTGATTTGCATCGGAGATATCGACTGCGATGGTCTTGCCGATGATCTGGACAACTGCCCATCCACGGCCAATCCCGACCAGGCCGATTCCGATTCCGATGGAACAGGTGATGTTTGCGATATATGCCCACTCGATCCCGATAATGATGCCGATGGCGACGGGGTTTGCGGGGATATCGACAACTGCCCGACGGATTACAATCCGGACCAGGATGATACGGACAACGATGGGGCGGGGACGGTTTGTGATAATTGCCCTTACCTGCACAATCCCGATCAGGCCGATTTTGACGGCGATGGTATCGGGGATGCCTGTGACTCGGTGTTCGTGACATGGTATGTTAAAGCCGACGGGGGCGGTGACGCCCCGACCATCCAGGCGGCTATCGATTCGGCCACCCATGGTGATATCATCCTGGTTGCACCCGGAATTTACACCGGCGAGGGCAACCGGAATATCGATTTTAAGGGCAAATTCCTCAGGGTGGTTTCCGAAGAGGGTCCGTACCGAACCCTTATCGACTGCCAGGGTTCGGCTTTGTCGGAAAGCCGGGCGGTGCATTTCCACAGCGGCGAGGACAGCAATTCCATCCTGGAAGGTTTTACCGTTAAAGGAGGCTATCTTACCTCAGACGATGGGGCCGGTATTTGCTGTGAGGATTTTTCCCGGCCGATGATAAGGAATTGCCTGATTACCGGTAATCGAAGTTATGCTCTATCGAACGGGGCGGCCCTTTTCTGCGATAACAGCTCGCCGCATCTGGAAAATTGCACCATTGTTGGCAATTATGCCGAAAACGGCGGGATTATTTATTTCGAATACGAAGCGGCGCCCGGCCTGCAGACCTGTATAATCGGAGATAATGACGGCCAGGCGGTCACGGCGGGAGTGACGGATAATTTTATTTCACTGGAATGCTGTGATGTGTACGGCAACAGCGGTGGCGATTGGGTCGGGGCTATTGCCGATCAGGCTTATGTGGACGGTAATCTTTCGATCGATCCGCTTTTTTGCGAACCATCGCTGGCCAATTACCATATTGCCTTCAATTCGGTCTGTAATCCCCTGCACAACGATTGCGGCGTCCTGATCGGCGCCCTGCCGACCGGCTGTGCTACCGAGCAGACCATCCTGGTTCCCGACACGGTGCAATCGTCGTGGACCGGATCATCGCCGACTGTGACTCTGGCGATTTATATCGGTGATATTCTCGACGGTTATACCTCGAACGATATCAGTCAAGCTACCATCCGTATCAACGGTACAATCACCCCGACGGCATCGCAGGTTATGGAGCCGGTGGCTGAATTCGTGACTTTAAAACAATCGGCTGATATTCTCGAGGCCATTTTCCCGGCCGGCGGTTTCATCAATAGCTATGGACAGGTTTTCGATACGGTCAGGCTGGGATACGCGGTATCGGGGAATTTTACGGATGGGCAGGATTTCACGGCCACGGGATATTTTATTATGATTGGTCCCGGATCGAGAGATATTAACGGTGACGAGCGGATCGATCTGAAAGACGCCACCTACCTGCTGAGATATATATACCTGGGGGGACATGAACCGGTCATTCATCGGCTGGCCGGGGATGTCGATGCTTCTGGGGCAACCAATATCCTCGATATCACTTACCTGATAAATTACCTGTACCGGGGCGGGCCTCCGCCGCGACCGTTGATGTCGTAA
- a CDS encoding S49 family peptidase, whose product MLRTILILVLILTIFVMPVMAQNVNDYYSRYQFLMASPGAFDDGLVGFDNPAALSLLNRMESRFFWSTDGVDASSFNNWGLFLGVPHLGFGVQRQNEGDYHVTDYRFGTSFGSPATMFGLAYGWTTGDKHLFDRKRIASVGMLMRPCRYISLGLVGNFSVEDDWNEGVAEVGLRPLGNSRLTLFADGAIERDMSFSDAPWSAGAAVEVAPGVNLVGRYFDSEAFTFGFTFNFGRNGIGAQSHYDKNQDLSSYSYHVRLGGQRKSFVPVLFDENNRYLPLDLNGTVDYHKYVLFDDKTLRFKDLLDYIRAASDDPRVAVIALNLSSLRIYGEHAWEIREELQAARAAGKKVIAFFDRAGMTNYHLASVADRVVMDPEGSLQLPGYILGRTFFKATLEKLGLGFDEWRFFKYKSAAEALSRESMSEADREQRQNFVDDAYEIVRADVCQSRNLTEKQFDDVVDNQGFLMADEALEAGLVDTLARWSDKNDVITAYYGRRLGGLAAGDLLDLALNREDWGPRPEIAIVYGLGECAMDQGIRARWLERVFLSLARNRQIKAVVFRVDSPGGDGLASDLVAEAVRECAQKKPVVISQGRVAGSGGYWISMYGNEIIAGPNTITGSIGVIGGWLYDKQIGEKLGMSADFVKRGKHAELGFGIRLPFLNMTIPSRNLDREERAEMERLIRAFYDDFVRKVADGRDLPVERVLEIAEGHFYSGLDGMEIGLVDRIGGLNTAVAAARTRAGIAPGDKIDLIEIPKYKGLFDFSPFPKIPSPFETYFENDDILRYLKVAAEHNGRALPMMIPGTYPVMDQ is encoded by the coding sequence ATGCTCAGGACTATTTTAATTCTTGTCTTGATACTGACTATTTTCGTTATGCCGGTCATGGCCCAGAATGTCAATGACTACTATTCGAGATATCAATTTCTGATGGCTTCGCCCGGTGCTTTCGATGATGGTCTGGTCGGGTTTGACAATCCGGCCGCTTTGTCATTGCTCAACCGGATGGAGAGCCGGTTTTTCTGGTCCACCGATGGTGTCGATGCCTCGTCATTTAACAACTGGGGCTTATTTCTCGGAGTTCCCCATCTGGGCTTCGGGGTCCAGCGGCAAAATGAGGGGGATTATCATGTAACCGATTACAGGTTCGGAACATCCTTCGGTTCGCCGGCAACCATGTTCGGTTTGGCCTATGGCTGGACCACCGGCGATAAGCATTTGTTTGACCGCAAAAGAATCGCTTCGGTCGGTATGCTGATGCGCCCCTGCCGATATATTTCACTGGGCCTGGTCGGAAATTTTTCGGTCGAGGATGACTGGAATGAAGGCGTGGCCGAAGTCGGTCTCCGGCCGCTGGGGAATTCACGCCTGACTCTCTTTGCCGACGGGGCTATCGAACGGGATATGTCTTTCTCCGATGCTCCCTGGAGCGCCGGGGCGGCGGTGGAAGTGGCCCCCGGAGTAAACCTGGTCGGCCGGTATTTCGATAGTGAAGCTTTCACCTTCGGGTTCACCTTCAATTTCGGCCGCAACGGTATCGGGGCTCAGTCACATTATGATAAAAATCAGGATCTCTCTTCCTACAGCTACCATGTTCGTCTGGGTGGCCAGCGAAAATCATTTGTGCCGGTGCTGTTCGATGAAAATAATCGGTATCTGCCGCTCGATTTGAATGGTACGGTCGATTATCATAAGTACGTCCTTTTCGATGATAAGACCCTCAGGTTCAAAGACCTTCTGGATTATATCCGGGCCGCCTCCGATGACCCGCGGGTGGCGGTGATTGCACTCAATCTTTCATCCCTGCGGATCTACGGGGAACATGCCTGGGAAATCCGAGAGGAACTTCAGGCCGCTCGGGCCGCCGGCAAGAAGGTGATCGCCTTTTTTGATCGGGCCGGGATGACCAATTACCATCTGGCCAGCGTGGCCGATCGGGTGGTCATGGATCCGGAAGGAAGCCTGCAACTGCCGGGTTATATTCTGGGCCGAACCTTTTTCAAGGCCACTCTCGAGAAACTGGGCCTTGGTTTCGATGAATGGCGGTTTTTCAAATACAAATCGGCCGCCGAGGCCTTAAGTCGCGAAAGCATGTCCGAGGCCGACCGGGAACAACGCCAGAATTTTGTTGACGATGCTTACGAAATCGTCCGGGCCGATGTCTGCCAATCCCGTAACCTGACCGAAAAGCAGTTTGATGATGTTGTCGATAATCAGGGTTTCCTGATGGCCGATGAGGCGCTCGAAGCCGGGTTGGTCGATACCCTGGCCCGCTGGTCGGATAAGAATGACGTTATTACTGCCTATTATGGTCGCCGGTTGGGCGGTCTGGCCGCAGGTGATCTTCTGGATCTGGCCTTGAACCGCGAGGATTGGGGACCCCGCCCGGAAATCGCCATCGTTTATGGTTTGGGCGAATGCGCCATGGATCAGGGTATCCGGGCCCGCTGGCTGGAACGGGTCTTCCTCTCACTGGCCCGGAACCGACAGATCAAGGCGGTTGTCTTCCGGGTTGATTCGCCCGGAGGTGATGGGCTGGCCAGCGATCTGGTGGCCGAAGCGGTTCGGGAATGCGCCCAAAAGAAACCGGTCGTCATCAGCCAGGGCCGGGTGGCCGGATCGGGCGGATACTGGATTTCGATGTACGGCAATGAAATCATCGCCGGTCCGAATACCATCACCGGATCGATCGGAGTAATCGGCGGCTGGCTGTACGATAAACAAATCGGAGAAAAGCTCGGCATGTCGGCCGATTTCGTCAAGCGGGGCAAGCATGCCGAGCTCGGTTTCGGTATCCGGTTGCCGTTTCTCAATATGACTATCCCTTCCCGTAATCTTGATCGGGAAGAGCGCGCCGAAATGGAACGCCTGATCCGAGCCTTTTATGATGATTTTGTCCGCAAGGTTGCCGATGGACGGGATCTGCCGGTCGAGAGAGTTTTAGAAATCGCCGAGGGGCATTTTTATTCGGGCCTCGATGGAATGGAAATCGGATTGGTGGACCGGATCGGCGGATTGAACACAGCCGTTGCCGCGGCCCGTACCAGAGCGGGAATCGCTCCCGGGGACAAAATCGATCTGATCGAAATCCCCAAATACAAGGGCCTGTTCGATTTCAGCCCGTTCCCGAAAATACCGTCGCCCTTTGAGACATATTTTGAGAACGATGATATTCTCCGCTATCTGAAAGTGGCCGCTGAGCATAACGGCCGGGCATTGCCGATGATGATTCCGGGGACATATCCCGTGATGGATCAATAA